From Daucus carota subsp. sativus chromosome 6, DH1 v3.0, whole genome shotgun sequence, the proteins below share one genomic window:
- the LOC108227685 gene encoding FRIGIDA-like protein 5, with amino-acid sequence MHMDSVEKLNSVIKLTEAREEQVEKAMLSLLVEWKNLESLDSSTQQLLQDCFTNIQSREAQLNEVKQSVTARLSEVKQSVTSSSEVLNEVRNSLESRMKEVERREREVEGEERRVEEKRREVECVFERFEMEKRKWEGIKEAIEERFEVVRLKENSIESREVKLEAICGDLEEREKEVGRMREVIEKRSKEVEGMEEGFASKVRNFEMVRTIAVGYCQRFSLQKEQLDLEKKEVEERVKELEKKEKCLKERVEMIDKREKEIDAKNVMSKERCEGVEIREKKLEDRLKQFELKEKRLKESMEAMDLKKKENELKNVSSEESCRRLEHREKKLEDQLKDLELEKKHFKEWVGSMEVKGKEIDLKNALSEKRCRKLQSREKKLDDQMKEFESKEKQFREQVKTIDIKKKEVDRRRILNEERCKKLDLMEKNQIEFLTEFKLKEQQFEERVKSFEKKEKEADSFRLSCEDRCGKFELEKERAFDLKEEHFKERVKTIDLTEKEIDSVWILNEERCKKLDSMEKTLQELLTGLKLKEQHENRVKSIEAKEKEVDSIRISCEEKCRKFELEKKKLEDQIKESEMKKKQLCNVDLSIVKPEPCSVDGSYADIRFSITMGGKNLLLYLISQKRDLHSMSDEVFRALRMSVYPAKLVLDAMQDFYLILENKEFEADVVCKSSNLLLEQLRRFSTQIQPCLRKAAMELAHEWENKMKSSGEVTVFLNLLASYGLGTAFNPGKFLTLFEVIGQHKQISELCQLLGYTEKISDLIQVMLKEHQHVKAVKYVCAFGLRDKFKPASLLKELLRNSEEASKALCENSDCPIDKKEEAIDNIVVSLREALLCILCYKLDSECPPECIERFIKQLLEQKKDEKVKLSVSNNDAAMQGADKNCNSATVLPDPSDDCNTQLKASCPILDSESALATVLSDMDGIRLLHFLNENSEDHELLGDDILIVLNSSMESAKFVLHTIKGIYAPHSEIGDKNFDSLVTMKSCILLLEQLMKQSPKIKKEVEADAMKLASDWKAKMRTPFQVLGFLHLICTYNLNSRFEVSELQRHFESVSYLKHSHELCQVFRLSDKSLNQTKTSDSCHWHQKNSSGFNLSKKEDNNTGFMHSANLGKLVLDAICHCYYSNLKGKRILKPTVVKCFIILLEKLLTMSPQIQPHVRKRAAKFAVDWKVQLSDITSKNSGEVFVLFHLLAVYKVASSVDSNELLGLLDSIYTRRRMPELIRLLGLGHKVPDFVESLIQKGDRLQAIRYIYEFELVGKFLPVPILKDHLSSKEVMKMSPANIGIISKQLGILRGLVKCIKDHQLEVEYPPEDLLAQIQNLEEKSKEVIERSQSYKNCSKRPHVSGPDPRPEAQSHTNFQKRPAAGLYPRPEAQTQWRISKHPRIEPPARTSSNVPFPAFNPMANFARCEGAYMQSGPEAQRQWHINQLPQARPPGPSLYVQPPLYPMPNFLNTPPAFNPQNAPQS; translated from the exons ATGCATATGGATTCAGTAGAAAAGCTCAATTCTGTAATAAAATTGACAGAAGCTCGAGAAGAGCAGGTAGAGAAAGCTATGCTCTCTCTACTAGTTGAGTGGAAGAATCTAGAGAGTCTAGATTCTTCCACTCAACAACTGTTACAGGATTGCTTCACCAATATTCAATCAAGGGAGGCTCAGTTGAATGAGGTGAAGCAATCTGTAACGGCTCGGTTGAGTGAGGTGAAGCAATCTGTAACGAGTAGTAGTGAAGTACTTAATGAGGTGAGGAATAGTTTGGAGAGTAGGATGAAGGAGGTGGagaggagggagagggaggtAGAGGGTGAGGAGAGGAGAGTCGAGGAGAAGAGGAGGGAGGTGGAATGTGTGTTCGAGAGGTTTGAGATGGAAAAGAGAAAGTGGGAGGGGATTAAGGAGGCGATTGAGGAGAGGTTTGAGGTGGTTAGGTTGAAGGAGAACAGTATTGAGAGTCGGGAGGTGAAATTGGAGGCGATATGCGGGGATTTGGAGGAGAGGGAGAAGGAGGTGGGGAGGATGCGGGAGGTGATTGAGAAGAGGAGTAAGGAGGTTGAGGGTATGGAGGAGGGTTTTGCTTCAAAGGTGAGAAATTTTGAGATGGTTAGGACGATTGCGGTTGGATATTGTCAGCGGTTTAGTTTGCAGAAGGAGCAGTTGGATTTGGAGAAGAAGGAGGTTGAGGAGAGGGTTAAGGAGCTTGAAAAGAAGGAGAAGTGTTTGAAGGAGCGGGTTGAAATGATTGATAAGAGGGAGAAGGAAATTGATGCAAAGAATGTTATGAGCAAAGAACGATGTGAGGGAGTTGAAATTAGGGAGAAAAAGCTTGAAGATCGGTTGAAACAGTTTGAATTGAAAGAGAAGCGGTTAAAGGAGTCGATGGAAGCTATGGatttgaagaagaaagaaaatgaacTGAAGAACGTATCTAGTGAAGAAAGCTGTAGGAGACTTGAACATAGGGAGAAAAAGCTTGAAGACCAGCTGAAAGACCTTGAATTGGAAAAGAAGCACTTCAAGGAGTGGGTGGGAAGCATGGAAGTGAAGGGGAAAGAAATTGATTTGAAGAATGCCTTAAGTGAAAAAAGGTGCAGGAAACTTCAAAGTAGGGAGAAAAAGCTTGATGATCAGATGAAAGAATTTGAATCTAAAGAGAAGCAATTCAGAGAACAGGTGAAAACTATTGATATAAAGAAAAAAGAGGTTGATAGACGGAGGATTCTGAATGAAGAAAGATGCAAAAAACTTGATTTAATGGAGAAAAACCAGATTGAGTTCTtgactgaatttaaattaaaagaacAGCAGTTCGAAGAACGCGTCAAAAGTTTTGAGAAGAAGGAGAAAGAAGCTGATTCATTCCGATTATCATGTGAAGACAGATGCGGGAAATTTGAGTTGGAGAAGGAAAGAGCATTTGATTTGAAAGAGGAGCACTTTAAAGAACGGGTTAAAACTATTGATTTGACGGAGAAGGAAATTGATTCAGTGTGGATTTTGAATGAAGAAAGATGCAAGAAACTTGACTCAATGGAGAAAACTCTTCAAGAATTGTTGACTggattaaaattaaaagagCAGCATGAAAATCGAGTAAAGAGTATTGAGGCCAAGGAGAAAGAAGTCGATTCAATCAGAATTTCGTGTGAAGAAAAATGCAGAAAATTTGAGTTGGAGAAGAAAAAACTCGAAGACCAGATTAAAGAATCtgaaatgaaaaagaaacaGTTATGCAATGTTGACCTCTCAATTGTAAAACCTGAGCCATGCAGTGTTGATGGTTCATATGCAGATATAAGATTTTCTATAACTATGGGTGGAAAGAATTTGCTCTTGTATTTAATTAGTCAAAAAAGGGATCTTCATTCTATGAGTGACGAAGTTTTTAGGGCTCTTAGGATGTCAGTGTATCCTGCAAAACTAGTCTTAGATGCAATGCAAGACTTTTACCTGATACTAGAGAATAAGGAGTTCGAAGCAGATGTAGTTTGTAAAAGTAGCAATCTTTTGTTGGAGCAGTTGAGGAGATTTTCTACTCAGATTCAACCATGTCTTAGAAAAGCAGCCATGGAACTTGCACATGAATGGGAGAATAAAATGAAGAGCTCAGGGGAGGTTACTGTTTTCCTGAACCTTTTAGCGTCCTATGGGCTGGGGACTGCTTTTAACCCAGGAAAGTTCTTAACTCTTTTTGAGGTTATCGGTCAGCATAAACAAATTTCAGAGTTATGCCAGCTCCTTGGTTACACCGAAAAAATAAGCG ATCTTATTCAAGTTATGTTAAAAGAGCATCAGCACGTTAAGGCTGTTAAATATGTTTGTGCTTTTGGGCTTCGTGACAAGTTTAAACCTGCATCACTTCTAAAAGAATTGTTGAGGAATTCTGAAGAGGCGTCAAAGGCTTTGTGTGAGAATAGTGACTGCCCAATTGACAAAAAG GAAGAGGCCATAGATAACATTGTGGTTTCACTGAGAGAGGCACTGTTATGCATTTTATGTTACAAACTTGATTCAGAATGCCCTCCAGAATGCATTGAGAGATTCATTAAACAGCTTCTTGAGCAGAAGAAAGATGAAAAAGTTAAGTTATCAGTCTCTAACAATGATGCAGCAATGCAAGGAGCTGATAAAAATTGTAATTCAGCCACAGTTTTACCTGACCCAAGTGATGACTGCAACACTCAGCTTAAAGCTAGCTGTCCTATACTTGACAGTGAAAGTGCACTGGCTACTGTCCTTTCTGATATGGACGGAATAAGGTTGCTgcatttcttgaatgaaaattcGGAAGATCATGAACTGTTAGGAGATGATATTTTAATTGTTCTGAATTCATCAATGGAGTCAGCAAAGTTTGTTCTGCATACTATTAAAGGAATTTATGCTCCCCATTCAGAAATAGGAGATAAGAACTTTGACTCCCTTGTTACCATGAAAAGTTGCATTCTTCTGTTAGAACAGCTCATGAAACAATCACCAAAGATCAAGAAAGAGGTTGAAGCCGACGCAATGAAACTTGCATCTGATTGGAAAGCAAAGATGAGGACTCCTTTTCAGGTCTTGGGCTTCTTGCATCTTATTTGTACCTACAATCTTAATTCAAGATTTGAGGTCAGTGAGCTTCAGAGGCACTTTGAATCTGTTTCATACCTTAAACACTCTCATGAGTTATGCCAAGTCTTCCGATTATCAGATAAGAGCCTGAATCAGACCAAGACTTCAGATAGTTGTCACTGGCATCAAAAGAATTCTTCTGGTTTCAATTTGAGCAAAAAGGAAGATAACAACACTGGTTTTATGCACTCTGCAAACTTAGGCAAACTTGTTTTAGACGCAATTTGTCACTGTTATTACTCAAATCTGAAGGGCAAAAGAATTTTAAAGCCTACAGTGGTGAAGTGCTTTATAATTTTGCTAGAGAAACTATTGACAATGTCACCACAAATTCAACCTCATGTCAGAAAGAGAGCTGCCAAATTTGCTGTTGACTGGAAAGTGCAGCTTTCAGATATTACTAGTAAGAATTCAGGAGAGGTATTTGTGCTTTTCCACCTTTTGGCGGTCTATAAAGTGGCTTCTTCAGTTGATTCAAATGAGCTTCTAGGCCTCTTGGACAGTATATATACAAGGAGGAGGATGCCTGAATTGATCCGGCTCCTAGGGCTGGGACATAAAGTTCCTG ATTTTGTAGAAAGTCTCATTCAGAAGGGCGACAGGCTTCAGGCCATCCGatacatatatgaatttgaGCTTGTTGGGAAGTTTCTACCGGTGCCTATCCTAAAAGATCACCTGAGCTCTAAGGAAGTGATGAAAATGTCTCCT GCTAACATTGGCATAATAAGCAAACAACTTGGCATCCTTAGAGGATTAGTAAAATGCATCAAAGACCATCAGCTAGAGGTTGAGTATCCACCTGAAGATCTTTTAGCTCAAATTCAGAATCTAGAGGAGAAGTCTAAGGAGGTCATAGAAAGATCTCAGTCATATAAGAATTGCAGCAAGAGGCCGCATGTTTCTGGCCCAGATCCTAGGCCTGAAGCTCAGTCGcatacaaattttcaaaaacgacCTGCTGCAGGCCTATATCCTCGACCTGAAGCTCAAACGCAATGGCGTATCAGCAAACATCCACGAATTGAGCCACCAGCCAGAACTTCCTCGAATGTTCCATTCCCTGCCTTTAACCCAATGGCAAACTTTGCCCGCTGTGAGGGGGCCTATATGCAGTCTGGACCTGAAGCTCAAAGGCAATGGCATATCAATCAACTTCCGCAGGCTCGACCACCAGGACCGAGCTTATATGTTCAGCCTCCTTTATACCCAATGCCAAACTTTCTCAATACTCCACCTGCATTTAATCCACAGAATGCACCGCAATCTTAA
- the LOC108227688 gene encoding pentatricopeptide repeat-containing protein At1g09190-like, which yields MGNFITHCSTLRRMNYAQKLFDEMSHPNSFVWNTMVRGFQQNQEPRNALILFEKMKMRGVIGDKFTYPFVIRACNDLWEQCRGKCAHGEVLKVGLELDVFVGTSLIEFYSGFESMQYAYRVFEEMVVKDMVAWTAILHGFLSKFGDIERGRELFCRMPNKDMVVWNIMINGMHHMFNVRKLKQAGPSLNVPSPALHPVTNFPKHPLAVNPHNPLHVQRPQIEQARPSLNVPSPALHSATNFPKLPLVVAPQNAQHG from the exons ATGGGAAACTTCATCACCCATTGCTCTACATTGCGCCGCATGAACTACGCACAGAAgctgtttgatgaaatgtctCATCCAAATTCTTTCGTTTGGAACACAATGGTAAGAGGGtttcaacagaatcaagagccGAGAAATGCCCTTATACTTTTTGAGAAAATGAAGATGAGGGGGGTGATCGGGGATAAGTTTACTTACCCGTTTGTTATACGGGCTTGTAATGATTTGTGGGAGCAATGTAGAGGGAAATGTGCTCATGGGGAGGTGTTGAAAGTTGGGCTTGAGTTGGATGTTTTTGTGGGGACTAGTTTGATTGAGTTTTATAGTGGGTTTGAGAGTATGCAGTATGCATATAGAGTTTTTGAGGAGATGGTTGTGAAGGATATGGTCGCGTGGACGGCGATTTTGCATGGGTTTTTGAGTAAATTTGGTGATATAGAGAGAGGGCGGGAGTTGTTTTGTAGAATGCCGAATAAGGATATGGTTGTTTGGAATATAATGATAAATGG AATGCACCACATGTTCAACGTCCGCAAATTGAAACAAGCAGGGCCTTCCTTGAATGTTCCATCTCCTGCTCTTCACCCAGTGACGAACTTCCCTAAACATCCGCTTGCTGTCAATCCACATAATCCACTACATGTTCAACGTCCGCAGATTGAACAAGCAAGGCCTTCCTTGAATGTTCCATCTCCAGCTCTTCACTCAGCGACGAACTTCCCTAAACTTCCGCTTGTTGTCGCTCCGCAGAATGCACAACATGGCTGA
- the LOC108227686 gene encoding uncharacterized protein LOC108227686 — MHMDSVEKLNSVIKLTEAREEQVEKAMLSLLVEWKNLESLDSSTQQLLRDCFTNIQSREAQLNEVKQSVTARLSEVKQSVTSSSEVLNEVRNSLESRIKEVERREREVEGEERRVEEKRREVECVFERFEMEKRKWEGIKEAIEERSEVVRLKENSIESREVKLEAICGDLEEREKEVGRMREVIEKRSKEVEGMEEGFASKERNFEMLRTITVEYCNRFSLQKEQLDLEKKEVEERVKELEMKEKCLKERVEMIDKREKEIDAKNVMSKERCKGVETREKKLEDRLKQFELKEKRLKESMEAMDLKKKENELKNVSSEESCRRLEHREKKLEDQLKDLELKEKYFKEWVGGMKVKEKEIDLKNALSEERCRKLQSREKKLDDQMKEFESKEKQFREQVKTIELKKKEVDRGRILNEERCKKLDLMDKNQIEFLTENRVESIEAKEKEVDSIRISCEEKCRKFELEKKKLEDQIKESEMKKKQLCNVDLSIVKPEPCSVDGSYADIRFSITMGGKNLLLYLISQKSILHSMSDEVFRALRMSVYPAKLVLDAMQDFYLILENKEFEADVVCKSSNLLLEQLRRFSTQIQPCLRKAAMELAHEWENKMKSSGEVTVFLNLLASYGLGTAFNPGKFLTLFEVIGQHKQISELCQLLGYTEKMSDLIQVMLKEHQHVKAVKYVCAFGLRDKFKPASLLKELLKNSEEASKALCENSDCPIDKKEEAIDNIVVSLREALLCILCYKLDSECPPECIERFIKQLLQQKKDEKVKLSVSNNDAAMQGADKNCNSATVLPDPSDDCNTQLKASCPILDSESALATVLSDMDGIRLLHFLNENSEDHELLGDDILIVLNSSMESAKFVLHAIKGIYAPHSELGDKNFDSLVTMKSCILLLEQLMKQSPKIKKEVEADAMKLASDWKAKMRTPLQVLGFLHLICTYNLNSGFEVSELQRHFESVSYLKHSHELCQVFRLSDKSLNQTKTSDSCHWHQKNSSGFNLSKKEDNNTGFMHSANLGKLVLDAICNCYYSNLKGKRILEPTVVKCFIILLEKLLTMSPQIQPHVRKRAAKFAVDWKVQLSDITSKNSGEVFVLFHLLAVYKVASSVDSNELLGLLDSIYTRRRMPELIRLLGLGHKVPDFVESLIQKGDRLQAIRYIYEFELVGKFLPVPVLKDHLSSKEVMKMSPANIGIISKQLGILRGLVKCIKDHQLEVEYPPEDLLAQIQNLEEKSKEVIERSQSYKNCSKRPHVSGPDPRPEAQSHTNFQKRPAAGLYPRPEAQTQWRISKHPRIEPPARTSSNVPFPAFNPMANFARCEGAYMQSGPEAQRQWHIYQLPQARPPGPSLYVQPPFHPMPNFLNTPPAFNPENALQS; from the exons ATGCATATGGATTCAGTAGAGAAGCTCAATTCAGTAATAAAATTGACAGAAGCTCGAGAAGAGCAGGTAGAGAAAGCTATGCTCTCTCTACTAGTTGAGTGGAAGAATCTAGAGAGTCTAGATTCTTCCACTCAACAACTGTTACGGGATTGCTTCACCAATATTCAATCAAGGGAGGCTCAGTTGAATGAGGTGAAGCAATCTGTAACGGCTCGGTTGAGTGAGGTGAAGCAATCTGTAACGAGTAGTAGTGAAGTACTTAATGAGGTGAGGAATAGTTTGGAAAGTAGGATCAAGGAGGTGGAAAGGAGGGAGAGGGAGGTAGAGGGTGAGGAGAGGAGAGTCGAGGAGAAGAGGAGGGAGGTGGAATGTGTGTTCGAGAGGTTTGAGATGGAAAAGAGAAAGTGGGAGGGGATTAAGGAGGCGATTGAGGAGAGGTCTGAGGTGGTTAGGTTGAAGGAGAACAGTATTGAGAGTCGGGAGGTGAAGTTGGAGGCGATATGCGGGGATTTGGAGGAGAGGGAGAAGGAGGTGGGGAGGATGCGGGAGGTGATTGAGAAGAGGAGTAAGGAGGTTGAGGGTATGGAGGAGGGTTTTGCTTCGAAGGAGAGAAATTTTGAGATGCTTAGGACGATTACGGTTGAATATTGTAATCGGTTTAGTTTGCAGAAGGAGCAATTGGATTTGGAGAAGAAGGAGGTTGAGGAGAGGGTTAAGGAGCTTGAAATGAAGGAGAAGTGTTTGAAGGAGCGGGTTGAAATGATTGATAAGAGGGAGAAGGAAATTGATGCAAAGAATGTTATGAGCAAAGAACGATGTAAGGGAGTTGAAACTAGGGAGAAAAAGCTTGAAGATCGGTTGAAACAGTTTGAATTGAAAGAGAAGCGGTTAAAGGAGTCGATGGAAGCTATGGatttgaagaagaaagaaaatgaacTGAAGAACGTATCTAGTGAAGAAAGCTGTAGGAGACTTGAACATAGGGAGAAAAAGCTTGAAGACCAGCTGAAAGACCTTGAATTGAAAGAGAAGTACTTCAAGGAGTGGGTGGGAGGCATGAAAGTGAAGGAGAAAGAAATTGATTTGAAGAATGCCTTAAGTGAAGAAAGGTGCAGGAAACTTCAAAGTAGGGAGAAAAAGCTTGATGATCAGATGAAAGAATTTGAATCTAAAGAGAAGCAATTCAGAGAACAGGTGAAAACTattgaattaaagaaaaaagaGGTTGATAGAGGGAGGATTCTGAATGAAGAAAGATGCAAAAAACTTGATTTAATGGATAAAAACCAGATTGAGTTCTTGACTGAAAATCGAGTCGAGAGTATTGAGGCCAAGGAGAAAGAAGTCGATTCAATCAGAATTTCATGTGAAGAAAAATGCAGAAAATTTGAGTTGGAGAAGAAAAAACTCGAAGACCAGATTAAAGAATCtgaaatgaaaaagaaacaGTTATGCAATGTTGACCTCTCAATTGTAAAACCTGAGCCATGCAGTGTTGATGGTTCATATGCAGATATAAGATTTTCTATAACTATGGGTGGAAAGAATTTGCTCTTGTATTTAATTAGTCAAAAAAGTATTCTTCATTCTATGAGTGACGAAGTTTTTAGGGCTCTTAGGATGTCAGTGTATCCTGCAAAACTAGTCTTAGATGCAATGCAAGACTTTTACCTGATACTAGAGAATAAGGAGTTCGAAGCAGATGTAGTTTGTAAAAGTAGCAATCTTTTGTTGGAGCAGTTGAGGAGATTTTCTACTCAGATTCAACCATGTCTTAGAAAAGCAGCCATGGAACTTGCACATGAATGGGAGAATAAAATGAAGAGCTCAGGGGAGGTTACTGTTTTCCTGAACCTTTTAGCGTCCTATGGGTTGGGGACTGCTTTTAACCCAGGAAAGTTCTTAACTCTTTTTGAGGTTATCGGTCAGCATAAACAAATTTCAGAGTTATGCCAGCTCCTTGGTTACACCGAAAAAATGAGCG ATCTTATTCAAGTTATGTTAAAAGAGCATCAGCACGTTAAGGCTGTTAAATATGTTTGTGCTTTTGGGCTTCGTGACAAGTTTAAACCTGCATCACTTCTAAAAGAATTGTTGAAGAATTCTGAAGAGGCGTCAAAGGCTTTGTGTGAGAATAGTGACTGCCCAATTGACAAAAAG GAAGAGGCCATAGATAACATTGTGGTTTCACTGAGAGAGGCACTGTTATGCATTTTATGTTACAAACTTGATTCAGAATGCCCTCCAGAATGCATTGAAAGATTCATTAAACAGCTTCTTCAGCAGAAAAAAGATGAAAAAGTTAAGTTATCAGTCTCTAACAATGATGCAGCAATGCAAGGAGCTGATAAAAATTGTAATTCAGCCACAGTTTTACCTGACCCAAGTGATGACTGCAACACTCAGCTTAAAGCTAGCTGTCCTATACTTGACAGTGAAAGTGCACTAGCTACTGTCCTTTCTGATATGGACGGAATAAGGTTGCTgcatttcttgaatgaaaattcAGAAGATCATGAACTGTTAGGAGATGATATTTTAATTGTTCTGAATTCATCAATGGAGTCAGCAAAGTTTGTTCTGCATGCCATTAAAGGAATTTATGCTCCCCATTCAGAACTAGGAGATAAGAACTTTGACTCCCTTGTTACCATGAAAAGTTGCATTCTTCTGTTAGAACAGCTCATGAAACAATCACCAAAGATCAAGAAAGAGGTTGAAGCCGACGCAATGAAACTTGCATCTGATTGGAAAGCAAAGATGAGGACTCCTCTTCAGGTCTTGGGCTTCTTGCATCTTATTTGTACCTACAATCTTAATTCAGGATTTGAGGTCAGTGAGCTTCAGAGGCACTTTGAATCTGTTTCATACCTTAAACACTCTCATGAGTTATGCCAAGTCTTCCGATTATCAGATAAGAGCCTGAATCAGACCAAGACTTCAGATAGTTGTCACTGGCATCAAAAGAATTCTTCTGGTTTCAATTTGAGCAAAAAGGAAGATAACAACACTGGTTTTATGCACTCTGCAAATTTAGGCAAACTTGTTTTAGACGCAATTTGTAACTGTTATTACTCAAATCTGAAGGGCAAAAGAATTTTAGAGCCTACAGTGGTGAAGTGCTTTATAATTTTGCTAGAGAAACTATTGACAATGTCACCACAAATTCAACCTCATGTCAGAAAGAGAGCTGCCAAATTTGCTGTTGACTGGAAAGTGCAGCTTTCAGATATTACTAGTAAGAATTCAGGAGAGGTATTTGTGCTTTTCCACCTTTTGGCGGTCTATAAAGTGGCTTCTTCAGTTGATTCAAATGAGCTTCTAGGCCTCTTGGACAGTATATATACAAGGAGGAGGATGCCTGAATTGATCCGGCTCCTAGGGCTGGGACATAAAGTTCCTG ATTTTGTAGAAAGTCTCATTCAGAAGGGCGACAGGCTTCAGGCCATCCGatacatatatgaatttgaGCTTGTTGGGAAGTTTCTACCGGTGCCTGTCCTAAAAGATCACCTGAGCTCTAAGGAAGTAATGAAAATGTCTCCT GCTAACATTGGCATAATAAGCAAACAACTTGGCATCCTTAGAGGATTAGTAAAATGCATCAAAGACCATCAGCTAGAGGTTGAGTATCCACCTGAAGATCTTTTAGCTCAAATTCAGAATCTAGAGGAGAAGTCTAAGGAGGTCATAGAAAGATCTCAGTCATATAAGAATTGCAGCAAGAGGCCGCATGTTTCTGGCCCAGATCCTAGGCCTGAAGCTCAGTCGcatacaaattttcaaaaacgacCTGCTGCAGGCCTATATCCTCGACCTGAAGCTCAAACGCAATGGCGTATCAGCAAACATCCACGAATTGAGCCACCAGCCAGAACTTCCTCCAATGTTCCATTCCCTGCCTTTAACCCAATGGCAAACTTTGCCCGCTGTGAGGGGGCCTATATGCAGTCTGGACCTGAAGCTCAAAGGCAATGGCATATCTATCAACTTCCGCAGGCTCGACCACCAGGACCGAGCTTATATGTTCAGCCTCCTTTTCACCCAATGCCAAACTTTCTCAACACTCCACCTGCATTTAATCCAGAGAATGCGCTTCAATCTTAA